In Nicotiana tabacum cultivar K326 chromosome 11, ASM71507v2, whole genome shotgun sequence, a single window of DNA contains:
- the LOC107801897 gene encoding histone H3.3 has translation MARTKQTARKSTGGKAPRKQLATKAARKSAPTTGGVKKPHRYRPGTVALREIRKYQKSTELLIRKLPFQRLVREIAQDFKTDLRFQSHAVLALQEAAEAYLVGLFEDTNLCAIHAKRVTIMPKDIQLARRIRGERA, from the exons ATGGCTCGTACCAAGCAAACTGCTCGTAAGTCTACAGGAGGAAAGGCTCCAAGGAAGCAACTTGCTACCAAG GCTGCTCGTAAGTCTGCTCCTACCACTGGTGGTGTGAAGAAGCCACATAGATACCGCCCTGGTACTGTTGCTCTTCG TGAAATCCGTAAGTACCAGAAGAGTACTGAGCTCTTGATCAGGAAGCTTCCGTTCCAGAGGCTTGTTCGTGAAATTGCCCAGGACTTTAAG ACTGATCTGCGTTTCCAGAGTCATGCTGTCCTGGCTCTGCAGGAGGCTGCTGAGGCCTACTTGGTGGGTCTATTTGAGGACACTAACCTTTGTGCCATTCACGCCAAGCGTGTGACAATTATGCCCAAGGACATTCAACTTGCCAGACGAATTAGGGGCGAGCGTGCTTAA